From the genome of Treponema peruense:
GATTATTTTCTGCAATACAAAGCGTACCTGTGAAGTTGTGGCAAAAAGACTGCGCAGAAACGGATATGAAAGTGAGTTTATTATTGGTGATCTTCCGCAGTCAAAGCGTCTTGCCATCATGGAATCTTTTAAGGCAGGAAAGGTAAAGTGCCTTGTTGCCACCGATGTTGCGGCACGCGGAATTGATGTAAACGATTTGGCCATGGTAATAAACTATGATCTTCCCAATGAAGCCGAAAATTATGTTCACAGAATTGGACGCACAGCCCGCGCAGGAAAGTCCGGAAAAGCATATACTTTCTGTTCGGAACAGGATGTTTATTCACTGCCGGCAATTGAGCGTTATATAGAAAAACAGATTCCGTCACGTGTTGCCGATGAAAGTATGTTCTGTGAAGACAAGAGTGCGGGCGTCTATATAAAAACCGACTCTTACAGGGAAGAATACAACGACAAGAGTGAATTCGGCCGCCGTCGTCGCTCTGAATATGAAAGATCGGGACGGGGACGCAACGGACGCAGAAATTCAGAACGCGGAAGGGGAAAAGGCCGCTATTCTTCAAGAAATGAAGCTTCCAGAAATGAATACAAGCGCGACAGAAGGGTATTCAGCAACGAAGAAGAGGCAATGCTTGCTTCAATGTCTACCGATGAGCGCATGAAGCTTTACAAAGAAAAATTCGGTGGTGCAAAGTCTGCTGTCCAGAAAAAGACAGTCGGCAGTGCAAAGAAAAATGCATCTTCTTACAAAAAGCGCAGTAATTCTGCACCTGCAAAACGTGCAGCACCAAAACACTCACCTGTTTCAGGAAAAACTGCAGCGTCGGTCAAAAAAGCGGGTCTTTTCTCAAAGATAAAGTCCCTGTTTGGTGGCAAGAATAAATAGTGAACATTTATAGGAGTGAGTATAAAAAATCCGTCGGAATGTCGTCGGCTTTTTTAACTCAAAGTTTGCGTTGCAAACTTTTTTATTAACTGTACATTCTCACTTCGTTGCGAATGTACATAAATGTTCATTCCTAAATCTGAAGATTTACTCATGAACATTTATAGGAGTGAGTATAAAAAATCCGCCGGAATGGAGTCGGCTTTTTTAACATATTTACTCATGAACATTTATAGGAGTATAAATTGATTACAGTTTCTGACTTAAGTTTGAAATTCAGTGAAAAACCATTGTTCAAGGATGTAAACTTAAAGTTTATAAAAGGCAATTGTTACGGTATTATCGGTGCCAACGGTGCGGGTAAGTCTACTTTCCTAAAGGTTCTTTCAGGTGAACTCGAACACGATACAGGTGAAATAAGCATTACTCCGGGTGAACGCATGGCCGTTTTGAGCCAGGACCACTTTAAGTACGATTCTTATTCCGTTAAGGAAACCGTAATGATGGGGTACCCGAAGCTTTACGAAATAGGAAAAGAAAAGGACGCAATTTACGAAAAGCCTGATTTTTCTGAAGAAGACGGAATAAAAGCAAGTGAACTCGAAGCTGAATTCGGTGAACTTGGCGGATATGAGTCCGAAAACCAGATTGAACAGATGCTTTCGGGACTGGGACTTGAAGAAGAGTTTCATGACAAAATGATGTCAGAACTGGATGAAAGTCAGAAAGTGCGCGTTCTTTTGGCACAGGCTCTGTTCGGAAACCCCGACATTCTTCTTCTTGATGAGCCTACGAACGGTCTTGATCTTGAAAGCATAAGCTGGCTTGAAGACTTTCTTATGGAATTTGAAAACTGTGTAATTGTTGTAAGCCATGACCGTCACTTCCTTAACGCAGTCTGTACTTATGTCTGTGACATAGATTACGGAAAGATTACCCAGTTTACCGGTAACTATGACTTCTGGTATCAGATGAGCCAGATTATGCAGCGTCAGGCAAAGGATCAGCAGAAAAAGCGTGAAGACAAGATGGCAGACCTCAAGGAATTTATTCAGCGTTTTGCCAGCAATGCCTCAAAGTCTAAACAGGCTTCCAGCCGCAAAAAGGTTCTTGAAAAGCTTCAGCTTGAAGAACTTCCTGTTACAAGCCGTAAATTCCCGTATGTGCATTTCCAGAGCGAACGTTCCATCGGAAACTTTGTTCTTACTGCAGAAAAAATCAATTCAAAGGATGATGACGGAACAGTTCTTCTTGACAACTTTTCCATTACGGTTCATCCGGGTGAAAAGGTTGCATTTGTCGGAATGGAGCACAATTCAATAACTTCCTTCTTTGATATAATTTCAGAGCAGAAAAAAGCAGACTCGGGAACAGTTACCTGGGGACAGACTACAAAGCATACGTATATGGGACGTGATAACAGTGCCTATTTCAATAACGAGCTGAATATAACCGACTGGCTCAAGCAGTATTCCCCTGACCAGGATGATGCCTATGTACGCGGTTTTTTGGGTAGAATGCTTTTTACCGGTGATGAAAGCCTTAAGAAAGTAAAGGTTTTGAGCGGAGGTGAAAAAGTCCGCTGTATGCTTTCAAAAATGATGCTCAGCGGTGCGAATGTTCTTGTACTTGATGATCCTACAAACCATCTTGATCTTGAATCAATTGAAAGTCTTAACGAAGGTCTTGTAAAGTTTTCAGGAGTTGTGATTTTCTCGAGCCACGACCATGAGTTTATTTCTACTATTGCAAACCGTATTGTCGAAATTACACCCAAGGGAATTATTGATCGCATGATGAACTTTGATGATTACCTTAAGGATGAACAGGTTAAGGCTTTGCGTAAGGAATATTACGCCGGAACCGACAAAAAGATAAGATTCTAATTTATTGAAAAAGGGCAGGCTCTGTACCGAAGTCTGCCCTTTGTGTAAAACTCAGAATGCGCCGTTCATGTCTATGCGGATTTTGTTGCCACATACAGTTACATGGGCGGCACTTCCCATTATAACGGGCATGGACGGGCTTACGTGGCCTATATCTGCATCTGCAATAACAGGAACACCGAATTCCGAAAGAATGTCTGTAACGGCGTTGTACTGGTCTACACCCATTATTGTCTGTCCTAAAGCGGCAAGCGGCCTTCCTATAATAAAGCCCGAAGCTTTTTCAAACCACCCGCACTGTGCAAGATGCCAGACGCTTCTTCTTATATCCATGGGATTTAAATCGCAGGCTTCCAGAATCCATATTATTTTGTCTGCATCACGGTTGAATTCTTTCATGCAGTCAAATTTTGTTCCTGTAAGATTTGCCAGAACGTCCAGGCAGCCTCCGAGAAGAATGCCTTGTATTTCTGCGCTGTCCTTTGTTTCTTTAAGTGTACCGGATTGGGGAGTAAATGTTTTCAGAACCTTTTTTTCTGTAAGAACATATTTGGAAAGGGGATTTTCATTTTTTGCCTCTGTTCCTTTTTCGGGCAGCTGGAACATATCATAGCCTTCTACATACATTTTTGTTCCTTCCAGAAGTGCGAGTGCGTCATTTTCACTTTGTTCCCACGGTTTTCCAAAACCTGTTATATTCTGGCCGTAAATGGCTGCCGTTCTGCACTTTGTTACAAGCGGGAAAATAAAATTCGTGTTGTCGGAATAGCCCATGAACCATTTTGGAGGAGCTTTTGCTATTTTGTCAAAATCAATAAAGCCTGCTGTTTCACACATTAGTTCGCCGCCGCCGGCAGAAATAAGTGCCGAAGTTTCTGGGCTGCAGTAGAAGTCTGTAAGTTCTTTTGCGGCATCCTCTGGGTTTGTACTTATACCTTTGCCGTCGCTTTTGTAAACGCAGTTGCCGGTTTTTAAAGTGTATCCGGCGGCGGCGAATTGTTTCTGTGCTTCACCAAGCCTTGTTATATAAGGTTCTGTCGTGCACCCGAAGGAAGGAGCCGGAATTCCGATAGTTGAGTGTTTTTTAAGAAAAGGGGGAATGCGTATATTCATTTTTTGTCCGAAAAGTTTTTCTGGTAAGTACTCTGTATAAATAAAAAAAAGGATTCCCTTAACGAGAATCCTTGAGTCGGGATGACAGGATTTGAACCTGCGACCCTCTGGTCCCAAACCAGATGCGCTACCAGCTGCGCTACGTCCCGAAGTTATGGAGGATGACGGGATCGAACCGCCGACAACCTGGGTGTAAACCAGGTGCTCTCCCAGCTGAGCTAATCCTCCATAAGTGTTCGTATTCTAGCATTTTTTATTTGTATGTGTCAATAGTAAATATGCTATTCTGTGTTATTTATATTATTTTTTTTATTGCCGCAAAATTATTTTTGTGTTTTTTTTGTATTATTCAGGCTTTTTACTGGAAATTTCGGCAAAATTAGGGTATAATTGTAATGTTGCGCTTTAATCAGGTATTGCGCACAGAATTTTAAATTGGAGATATATAATGAACAAGACAGAATTGATTGATGCTATTGCAAACGACACCGGACTTACAAAAAAGGATGCGGAGTCTTCACTCAAATCATTCATCGAAAATGTTTCAAACGAACTTTCAAAGGGTAATGATGTCCAGCTTATTGGATTCGGAACTTTCTCTGTAGGAAAGCGTGCTGAACGTACAGGCCGCAATCCCAAGACTGGAGAGGAAATTAAGATTGCAGCTGCAAATACTCCAAAGTTCAAGGCCGGAAAGGCACTTAAGGACCGCGTAAACAAATAATTTCTGCTGTCTGAATAACGGGCAGGGTGGTGCAATGTTTTGTTCCGCCCTGCCTTTTTTTTTAATTTATTTTCTTACTTCAATTATGGCAACGTCTTTTGCATTGAGTTCCATTTTTTTTGAGACGTTTAATCCGCCCAGAAGTTCTGTTCCTGAAAAGTCAAATTCCACAGTTTTTTTGCTGTCAGAATGGTTCAGGATGAAAACAAACGCTGTTCCGTCTTTGGCAATTCTTTTTGTTGCTTCGATTCCTTCCTGCGGCTCAACGATGCTTTTTATTCCATGTTTTGCTGTTGTAAAGGAGGCGAGCTTTTGAAGAAACTTTGTGTTGTCTTTTGGAACGGCCGCTCCTATGTACCAGACTTCACCTTCGCCGAATTTATTTTTGCAGACTGCCGGTGTCTGTGCATAGAAGTCGCTTGCGTAAACGGCAACTGTCTGTGCTGTTTCTGGATGAATTATGTCACAGAGAATGGCTGCCGGGTATTCCCCGTCTATACCGGAATCTGACACTGTTTTTAAGGTGTTTGTGTGGCCTGGAAGAAGTGCATCTGTTTCTTCTACCCAAAGTCCGCATACTTTTCTGAGTCTTCCGGGGTACCCTTCTGTCGTGACAAGGTCGTTTTCATCTGCCATTCCGCTCATGCATGTTGTAATGAATGTACCGCCTTTGCGTACAAATTCTTCTATAGAAGCTGCGGTTTTTTCGTTG
Proteins encoded in this window:
- a CDS encoding S66 family peptidase, with product MNIRIPPFLKKHSTIGIPAPSFGCTTEPYITRLGEAQKQFAAAGYTLKTGNCVYKSDGKGISTNPEDAAKELTDFYCSPETSALISAGGGELMCETAGFIDFDKIAKAPPKWFMGYSDNTNFIFPLVTKCRTAAIYGQNITGFGKPWEQSENDALALLEGTKMYVEGYDMFQLPEKGTEAKNENPLSKYVLTEKKVLKTFTPQSGTLKETKDSAEIQGILLGGCLDVLANLTGTKFDCMKEFNRDADKIIWILEACDLNPMDIRRSVWHLAQCGWFEKASGFIIGRPLAALGQTIMGVDQYNAVTDILSEFGVPVIADADIGHVSPSMPVIMGSAAHVTVCGNKIRIDMNGAF
- a CDS encoding HU family DNA-binding protein; translated protein: MNKTELIDAIANDTGLTKKDAESSLKSFIENVSNELSKGNDVQLIGFGTFSVGKRAERTGRNPKTGEEIKIAAANTPKFKAGKALKDRVNK
- a CDS encoding ABC-F family ATP-binding cassette domain-containing protein, which produces MITVSDLSLKFSEKPLFKDVNLKFIKGNCYGIIGANGAGKSTFLKVLSGELEHDTGEISITPGERMAVLSQDHFKYDSYSVKETVMMGYPKLYEIGKEKDAIYEKPDFSEEDGIKASELEAEFGELGGYESENQIEQMLSGLGLEEEFHDKMMSELDESQKVRVLLAQALFGNPDILLLDEPTNGLDLESISWLEDFLMEFENCVIVVSHDRHFLNAVCTYVCDIDYGKITQFTGNYDFWYQMSQIMQRQAKDQQKKREDKMADLKEFIQRFASNASKSKQASSRKKVLEKLQLEELPVTSRKFPYVHFQSERSIGNFVLTAEKINSKDDDGTVLLDNFSITVHPGEKVAFVGMEHNSITSFFDIISEQKKADSGTVTWGQTTKHTYMGRDNSAYFNNELNITDWLKQYSPDQDDAYVRGFLGRMLFTGDESLKKVKVLSGGEKVRCMLSKMMLSGANVLVLDDPTNHLDLESIESLNEGLVKFSGVVIFSSHDHEFISTIANRIVEITPKGIIDRMMNFDDYLKDEQVKALRKEYYAGTDKKIRF
- a CDS encoding DEAD/DEAH box helicase, which produces MKFTEFSLNENLQKGIENAGYVECTPVQEQVLKSSLEGRDLYVQSQTGTGKTAAYLVSVIQELLSRPDVSGRKALIMVPTRELAVQVQDEAEKLCSASGLVCGSFYGGVGYDRQVAALKKGVDIMIGTPGRVIDLNEGGQMDLSSVAFLVIDEADRMFDMGFYPDLRTLIKVIPAAEKRQTMLFSATLNSYVKNLAWEYTRDPAEITIAAQNITVDEIDQELLHVSSDDKMKLLLGIISAEKPESLIIFCNTKRTCEVVAKRLRRNGYESEFIIGDLPQSKRLAIMESFKAGKVKCLVATDVAARGIDVNDLAMVINYDLPNEAENYVHRIGRTARAGKSGKAYTFCSEQDVYSLPAIERYIEKQIPSRVADESMFCEDKSAGVYIKTDSYREEYNDKSEFGRRRRSEYERSGRGRNGRRNSERGRGKGRYSSRNEASRNEYKRDRRVFSNEEEAMLASMSTDERMKLYKEKFGGAKSAVQKKTVGSAKKNASSYKKRSNSAPAKRAAPKHSPVSGKTAASVKKAGLFSKIKSLFGGKNK